The Rhodamnia argentea isolate NSW1041297 chromosome 7, ASM2092103v1, whole genome shotgun sequence genome contains the following window.
ATCTAATagtggcacttttttttttctttctaaacgAAGGTGATTTTCGGTATCAAAATATCAACCCCAATGGATGCCCGTCTTTTGATTCTTCGAATTACAGCACCGGTAGCTATTGACATATTATGTCGGTCCCCCCTTGGCCATTGGGCATTTCCTTCACAAGAAGGAATTACTTAACAGCAACATACGTACCACAGGGACAATATCCAGTAACGCACAGGATTTGCTGGGAACTGCCTGCTTCATAGTCCATACCATTTTCGTCGTACATTGATTTCCCAGAGAGCCACCATGCCAATCCAAACGAGACACGCGTCGTTTGATTTTTCTCGCGGAATTATTCCGTTTGATTCATTTAGGTCGTATGGTCATTGTCAAGCATCTTCCTTCTTGCCGAGTCGAGATGGGTAATAATTCCGGATCTCTTTTCACCGAATTTTACGCCGCGGCCACTTTTTCAAATGCGTAAAGCACATGGACTTCATGAAATGCCCCCATCTTTCTCGAGGCTTTGAGTTTCGCTTTTGCTTGTAATATTCGTAAGACGAGTAGAGCTAATCGCGATTGTGGAGAGCGTCCTCCAGCTATTAATTACTTGCCTTGTTGTTTTCATTACGAAGTTACATCTGGCTTTGATCTCATTACATTGTCTTTACCACTTTTGTCGACGAGACGTAAATGGAGGTAGCTACGTACCCTGAGATCGTAGCGATATGGCAATTTATGCATTAAGTATAGTTGGTTTGGTGCGCATTACGCATTTTGGACTATCGTCATAAAAGCTCCAACCTACTGCTTGATTAAAAAGACCTGGACTTAGTTTCCTCAGTCGATTAGTCTGAGAGATTGAACACAACAAAGTAATGTATGCATTCCTTTTCATCGAGTGATGCGGTAGACTGGACCGATTCCAAGTTTGCGAAACGGTGTTTTGTTGAATAAAATCAACGAGGCGTATGCCTTTTGCGAGCGCCTTGGTAGGTCATGTAGTTGTCTCTGGTATATGGTTTATTTTGCCCGGTAATAAAATGGACTAGCCATATACGATCACGCCTCAATTAGTTAAAGAAGGACGCTGGTTGCTCCTTCGATAATCGATACTTGTCTTGATAGTATTTGTCGAGCACCTTCGACAATCCACAAGTACGCCCCAGAATTCAACCGGACGGAATGGACTGGTGCGACAAGTGGTTAAGGGCTTAATGAAGACAGCTCGATCAAAATGACTAACAACTTGATCTGAACTTCTACCCAAATTCACTTGGTAACGAATACGAGGACTTGTACAGACTGCGTCGAGGGAAACTTGCTGTAAGCAGATCGTCTCTCGTGCGAACTTTCCTTGTGATCGGAAAACATGAGATACCGTAACAATATATATACTCGAATCTCTTTCGTTGCTTACATGATGCTCACGTTATTGCTAAAAACTCTCCTATGTTGCATTGTCGTCTTGAGACGCTTGCCTATAAAAACCCTCTTGCCCTTTCCaatcctcttcctctctcgTCCTCTCTGTAGTGAATTTGAAGTTTTGAATCCCAACAATGGAGCTGGAGCTGACTCAGTTGAGTGAAGTGAAAACCTCCAGCCTCACTCATCCAAACGCTGCTCAAACTCTCCACCATTTCCCTGTCCAACAAAAACCACCAAACCCTGATTTCATCGCCCTCCATGCAAACCCTAAAATCTCACCCCCTGACTTCACCAGATCTTCGTCGATCCCCTTTGTCGGGTTTGTTCCGATTTCCCACCTGAATGGCGAGCTCTCTCCAAACCCATCTCTCTGCAACAGCGCTGCCGCCGCTGCCTTTGATGACGCCAACAGAGATCACATCAACCCCCGTCATCACTCTGACCATGTCAGTAGCGTCATCCATGAGAAGAGGCTGAGAAGGATGATATCGAACAGGGAGTCGGCGCGGAGGTCGAggctgaggaagaagaagcaggtcGAAGAGCTCCAAATGCAAGTGGACCAGCTCCGAGGTGCCAACACTGCTCTCTCCGAGAAACTCATTAGCCTTCTGGAGAGCAATCACCAGATCCTCCAAGAGAATGCTCAGCTCAAAGAGAAGGTCTCTTCGCTCCAGGTCATCATGACGGACCTGTTGAACCCCTTCAGGAACGTGGAAGAAGTTGCCTGCATTCTCAAGTCCGAAGCATTGAACCGATCCGTGGGTTGACGCCATGGACAAGCAACAAGAATGGCTCTTCAATCTCAAATAGTACTTTCTGTTGGGTATTATCGTCTGCACGGCTGGCATGATGTGCTGCACTTCCTTGAATGAACATATCGAAAATACTACGTTTACGGTTTGCCGATACGTTTTCTTCTCTTCAGTGTCTGCTCTCATTGATCTAGGTTTgatttctccctctctctcacactcGGAGATCATTCTTACACCAATTAGTGTGAATTTGATCTTCTTAATAACCGGATTTGATTCAAGCATCACCATCTCATAATGTCCTCCCAAACTCGTGTAACCGAGAAGAAAGATAGCTCGTGGCTCATTTGTTCGTGCTGTTCTTATTCCGGTCTTGTCAATGTGAAACCAAAAGTAATTTCCACAAGAAACTACTGATAGACTTTCTTCTTAGTTTGGTCTGCATGTAGGGGACGTCTGGAGATCTGGTAGAATCGCCAGATTCCCACATGAAAATCTGGGATATGCTCTTCTCCATAAGGAGTCCTAGATTCTGTATaattagcaaaaataaaaaccttttttccCACGTAAAGATGTAAGCTTGATCGACACGGCAAATGTTAAGTTATGGGTTTCACCGCATCGAACAGctaactttgatcaaatcctgCAAGAGCTTTTAAGTTAAGCAGAGAGGAAAGTTCCTCCTCGAGCGTTGATGGAGTTTTAGCATTTATGGGACACAGAAGAATTTCCGGATGCAGTAACTGTATGAGTTGGCACTCAACCTAGAAAGATATGCTCGTGAGATGTCCACACTCATGCTTCCTTTTGAGGAGAGATCTCAAATAAGTTTCACACgcataagaaatttaaaaaaatttcaaataaaagcatgtaattgactttattttaaataagtatCTCAAATACTCTCATTATTTAAAAGAACGACTTGACCAATAGCATTATAGTCATTtacatctttgtttttttttttcccttttttcctttttttccctcttccctccccGAGCCACCGGCGAAGGTTGCCAGACTCAAGAGAGAGCTGCCCTTGCCGGCGTCGAGCTTTATGAGACCCTCCCCCAACTCCGGAGAGGGTGGCCCGACACCCGAGGCCGACGATTGCCGAGGGAGgggcgaaaaaggaaaaaggaaaaaggaaaaagggaaaaggaaaaaggaaaaaggaaaaaaaaattcaaaagaataaaGGACTAAAATACCCTTTGGCCAAGCCCTTCCTTAAAACAATGAAAACATTTCAGGCTAAGTAGTATCGACATTGACACGCGACACAaagtcatttcttaaaaaaatagagaattccgataCGTTGGGATACATTACATATTAAATGTATAATTTTATATGTACACgatatgataaattattatttacatgTAAAAATATCAatcatgattaatttttttttaattttttgcttattgggatattaattttggagttgctggatatatgacttaagcatatatatttttgataaatctatattttgatccataatttattaaaaatacttaaaattgaaccCCATACGTGTCGAAATGGAGTGTCGGAATGCTAGACCCACGTGTTGCCGCTGTGCCTGGAGCGTTGACCATATGCCGATCGCATATTGAAGAGTGTCGGAGTGTCAAAGAGTGTCGGACATGACATGAAAGCCCCCAAaaagtgtcggtgcttcctagaCTTCGTGCCTTTATTCAAAACAAAGCTCACTatatgccattatttgaaacaaggtctatttcgtactcttatttgaaaattttcctaagaaATTTCATACAACTAGATTCTGAATCTGTTCGGCCCAAACGTTTTGGCCCAAATTCACCACTACGGTCTACAGAGTCCACAACTCAACTCTAGTTGCAAAATTGTTTGAGTGATTATGGGCCCGCATGGTAACAATTCTAGTTCTTTGATTCTGTTCcctagaataaaaaaaaatatgagaatcaTATTTcgtaatgtaaatgattctgattttgttctgGGGAACAGTTTTGGTGCAAaaacatgaacaaaaaaaaaagttggttcttaaaaaataatcacttttgagaattacaaaacagaatgaagtcccATATatttcacttttccctttcaattctcTAATCACTTTTCACTCGGCTTAAAACATAAAAAGGTctcatttaaataaataaataaatatataaaatatactaaaaaagataaaacaaaaataaaaaaattctaaaaaattctaataaatcagaaaattttagaaaatccctaaaaatagaagaagcttagattatgctagttttaCCTCATTTTCATAACTTTGGGCCTAAATTCCCTAGATTtaatagattttattcttttttaggaaaatcataaacacctttaAAATTAAACCGGAATCACATTTCTTTAAACCCTTATGGCTTCATTAGAGctttatgatgcaatttatcaatgtcgTGATTCCTTAATTGCACAGTTAATTTCATTGGTTATAATTTGTGCAGCTGTAAGTAGTTTAGACTTAATCTAGTtttataaaatttggaaaaaagacaaaaacaacctGTGTGAATACATAGCATTGGCTTTCctcataattttaaaaatgaattaagaatttgcacaaaacacgtttagaaaacactcaacttcggtccgaaagggcgtcgatcaAAATACCGACGAAACCAAGTCCTCgaaccataaatttttttcattgcatagaatcgaacggtttctccagACTGTTCAATAAAATTCCCAATATACCTTCTTCAAAGACTAGTGGCGATTGCATTTACATGTACACATACATGTGCTATCGATCACATTAagatcgaatttcaaattcgtTATGCAATTTGTTATAGGCTTGCGAGGGCTACGTGCTAATCTAAAATCACATACTAACCCAACATGATCTatccttttttaagcttaaactAACTCGTTATGACACGACAATTAGacaaaaaagcacaaaaaaatattatatgcaatatatTATATAGGAGAATCAATATGAGTTAATTTTCAACCAATTCGAAATGTagaatgaaatttcacaaaataattacgtaattatttgacttaaatgacaaaaattaagagaagaaattattttcgaaaacaaaaaatttatgcagttaccaaatgcatttctgttcgagaaatagaaattttgtacaatTACCAAACACATTCTAATTCTCCAAAACTCATATgggaaacagaatcagaaaaaacaattctaatcaaaatcactttttcgaattagaatcgttgccatgcaAGCCCTATATATCTACAAATAACCATGCACATCGAAAAAATTGCATCTCCTCAAGGTCTAGATATTGACTTGCAGTACTTTACAACAAGCAGGGTATTGACTTGCTCTATAATGAGTTCAATTCTCAGGGCCAATCAGCAAAATGAAGAGTCATCATGAAATATACAAAAGAGGGCATCGTCTAATTCCTATAGAAATTCGGATTCCCACTAGTTGGTCAGTAGACTGTATAGCCTTCCATTCTTTTGCCTAGTGAGTATTATGGAAGAGTGGACGTCGGTAGCGAGAAAAAAGTATGCTTCCTTAGCTTTAACATTCTCTGACATCAATATCTCCCTGAACTATGAAATGATTCAACCGAAGTACAAGAACGAGAACATCAGGGTCAGCCACTCTTCTTCAGTGGATGCTTCCCATTTGAGATGGTCATAGCTGTTTCAGCTGCCGAAGCTGAGTCACTCCAGCTCTGGTCCTCAAAACTGTTTACAGTGTCTGCATATGATCGGGTATAAGGCCACCTAAACAGAAATAACCCATTTTAGCCTATGATGCAGATAATAAATGCAAATTGACTAAGTCATAGAATTTCAGCAGACCTGCTGGACTTTATGACCTCACCATCTATTGTCAATTTCTCATCAAATATGTCACCTGCAATTTGAGACTTGATTCAGGGTAAAACTCATTGATCCTCACAACCAACATGAAGTATATAAAACTTGCCCATTGTGCTAGATAAAAGGTAAAGAACGCATATGTTCCATATCCACATACAGAAACTAGTGCAATATTGATCCTGAATGTCAGTCACTCCATATCTTCGTCCTTGATTAAGCGGCCAGTATCTAGACTAGCAGTTAGAGACGCAATCATTGTAACCTTTATGCTTCTAATATTCATCCTTTCGTTACCTAGGTAGCATAAAGGCCAAAAAGCTTGACTAGAAAACAACTAACCTCCGTATATAGTCTTTTTTGAGAAGTACTTTGCCATCAGTCGCTGAGTATAGTCTGCTTCATATTTTCTGTACTTCTCAATGTCCCCGGCATCATTGGAGTCCCTGTCCAATATCGAGACCATCGTTAATATCACCTTGCCACTGACAATTGTGAATGTCACATGTCATTTCCACCGTTGTGCAACAATGACGGTTTACTTCTCAATATCTGCGGCATTATTCAATTACTCTTAATTTACCACAGCAAGTGAAGCCAGGAGGAAACTCGGCATGAGCTAGAAAGAGAGAGGACCGTCCAATGGTCTCATATATAACATATACAGCCCAAATGCAAAACCACAGTGGCACAGTGGACTTGGTAATTCACCAACATCTTTACCAGAGAGGTCATAAACACGATCAGAGTAATCTGGGGTCCAGCATGCTCCAAAGAGTAGTCCAACTTATAACTCAAAAGTGGCAGAAGTGAAAAATTGATTCTATCACAGAGGCGAGCCTGCCATTACAGTAATAACGGCATTCTCCCCTTATGGGGGTATACTCGATAATACATAAAAACATTATACCGATCAGAAAAGCACTTTGTGGGCAACATGTCATTCCAATCATTCAATATCAGCCAAAAAGTACTCCAAAACTGAGTGCCCATGAATCTGTCGAAGGTTGTTTCTTACCAGTCACATTATCCGACGCTCAATAGTTTGACGGAAGCCATGCCTGTTCAGCTTATAGTACTTTCCCGTAAAAATTTCCCTAAGACACTCAAACGAAAGATTCGaacttttcaagaaagaaaCATCAACCATCCCCGATTTCGCCTCTAGCTGGAATGATtctccacacacacacaacgaATTTCAGGTCGGCCGTTTCAAAATCCATCTCAAACAAAGAAATTCAGGAGAACTCGGACCTTTCCGATTGCTTGTCCGTGACGAGTCCCAAACCAACTATCGCTAAGTTCTAAGTTTTAATAAGCCCTAACACAGCGATTGCATGGGAGATTTAGGAAGAGAAACTCACGGGGAGAGCTCGGTTGAATCAGGCTTTCTGTCCTCCGCATCTCCCGCACTGTCGCCGACATCGGCATCGACCTTCAGATGACAGCCGAATCAAAGCACTAGTCGAAGAGTcgcgtgtgcgtgtgcgtgagagagagaaggagagagggagagagaacctGGGGATTGGGCGGGGCGGACGGAGGATTGGAAGGTGAGGGAGGACCCATTGAGTCGGGGAGCGGAACGGCTCGCTCAGTCCGCCATTGAAGTAGAACTGCGTGCGGAGTTTTGGGTTCACTGATGTTGGCAGAGTGATTGTTATTTTCGCCAGACCGCCGAAGCTTATGTTATTATACATTCAGGTTAATTCTCGGCACCGGACTTTTTAATTTACCCGACAGGACCACATGACACGTAATTAAATAGATTCGTGCTAAATAACATGTTTTAACACATAATTTacccgttagttttcgttaaatttaaccatcaaattattgagttagatTACATAAGACTATTTATAAGTataccactttaggatttttaccctctatttatcacatgtgtatcaatttaggatttttcgtgatattaactcaatttaacgaatggtaaatttgtcatacgtTATATcagttttggggttttttgtggtaaaaaaaattagtttggagtaaatttgttacatgtataccaatttcgggtttttgatggttaaaaaaatattttagggtaaatttatcgcaagtgtaatactttgagatttttcctgataaaaaaatagttaatttattataaatatatcattttgtgatttttcgtcTTATCAACCCAAAATTGAAATAGAGCTTTTGGGCAGTCATATTGGCGGACATATTACGTGGGACTTGGATGTACTTATCTGTGGAGCCGATAGTATATTGAAGCCCTTCTCGATGCTGAAAGTGGCCTATATAAGTAGAGAAGCTAATAGAGTAGCTGATTGGATTGTGAAAGCCCAAAGAAAAAAGTATTTGCCAAGTAATTGGGTCCTCTATCCTCCTTCCGACCTTTGGAATTTACTTTGCTTCGAATCTTAGGGATTGTGCTACGAATTTGATCCTAGTAaatgaatatttatttttttttgactgaaaaaaaaatattggcagaCATAAAAAAAGAGACTCAAAAGCAAGAGCATCCCATGACAAAATATACTTCAATTGAAGTAGCTTGGCCAACCTGATGACAGGACTTCTTAGAAATTGAATCCTTCTCAGACCAACTGTTCAAACTGCGAAAAACATTCTCGGCAAATGCACGCGACTTTTGGGCTGGTGATGGCATCCTTTCCCCTTGAATCATAAAGGGGATTAAGTACACAGATTTTCCTCCTTTGGGCAAAATGTGCTAGACATTTCAGCGGTTTTTACGTTATTGATGCAATCAATCTATAACGGTCTTAATTATAATTTGATCCAGTCAATGCAATCAATATGTGagattgatttctttttaacttcatttcttatttatttataaaatgatCTTCTCTTACAATAAAATCATACCGAAAACAAGAGATCTTCTgttatcttctttctctttattagTTGGGGTTTATATTAATGTTGTTCTTATTCACTATGTTATTATGTGCATTGTATCCTGGAAGGATAGTCACTAGAGCCTTACCCACCGAGTTACATAGGGCGGCATGCCTAAAATATTCTTCCTTGATACGAGCCTTTCTACAACAATCTTACGGATAATTTCCTTATGGATTTCCAAATTGGAACCGTTTCTGCTAAAATCGTTGTTAGAATTGAACGAGGACTCGAGAAGATCACAAGGAGGATCGTGAGGGGCCGAATCGCCAAGCTGGATCTAGGTTAGGACTTTCTTCATGTGGTGGTCGA
Protein-coding sequences here:
- the LOC115734733 gene encoding basic leucine zipper 43 codes for the protein MELELTQLSEVKTSSLTHPNAAQTLHHFPVQQKPPNPDFIALHANPKISPPDFTRSSSIPFVGFVPISHLNGELSPNPSLCNSAAAAAFDDANRDHINPRHHSDHVSSVIHEKRLRRMISNRESARRSRLRKKKQVEELQMQVDQLRGANTALSEKLISLLESNHQILQENAQLKEKVSSLQVIMTDLLNPFRNVEEVACILKSEALNRSVG
- the LOC115734980 gene encoding uncharacterized protein LOC115734980; this translates as MGPPSPSNPPSAPPNPQVDADVGDSAGDAEDRKPDSTELSPDSNDAGDIEKYRKYEADYTQRLMAKYFSKKTIYGGDIFDEKLTIDGEVIKSSRWPYTRSYADTVNSFEDQSWSDSASAAETAMTISNGKHPLKKSG